A stretch of DNA from Desulfonatronovibrio magnus:
CATTTTCACAGTACAGATCAAAAATATCCTTGCGGTCAAGACCTGTGGCACCGAGATGCTTGTCCTTAAAAAAAAGTCAAATCAACGATTGCACCTTGTTCATCCTTGAGCAGCTCGTTTAAGAAGTCCCGCAGTAAATCCTTATTATGTTCTTCACCAAAAAGCCTCTTGAACCCATAGTCAGTAAAAAAGTTCACATACCGATCTTTTAAATACGTCATAAAAAATTCCTCATTGCAAATAGGGCCGTCAATTTAAAACTGCCAAACATCCTGCTTACTGTTTACTTGGTTCAACACAATAAAGTCAACATTTTAGCCCTGTCGATAATGAGTATTGGGGAAGTGAGGGTTTTGGGATCTGGGGGGGATTGAATGAAGATAATCAGGGAAGGAGAGATGGTGTTGGATTATTGATGAGAGTTACTCACAGGTTCGGCCCCTTTTACATGAAAGCAGGGGGCAGGCAAT
This window harbors:
- a CDS encoding PD-(D/E)XK nuclease family transposase, with translation MTYLKDRYVNFFTDYGFKRLFGEEHNKDLLRDFLNELLKDEQGAIVDLTFF